The genomic DNA TGAATCGCAAAAGTCAAAAGAACATAAGTATTGAGAGTCTTGCATCTTTGGGTTCTCTTGTATTCTGCAGTGCTTGCATCTGTTGGTGTATTATTTGTAAGATAAGGAAGCCGAGCCTCTAAATTGCATGCAACTAACTGCTTTTGCTTCTAGGGTAATTTGAAGAGTTTCATAACAAGCTACGTGCTCGTCGAATTCCTTGCCAAATGCTTCAGGCACTCGAGATTAAGGGTGTTTTCTCATATTAAAACAGTTGCTCTTATCTAAAGCCCATGGTCGTCATAGACAATGGTCGCTCATATGCAGATTGTTTCGTTGCAGCCTACAGCTACGTTAGTGTTTGCGGACAATGGGAGTGTTTTGTTACAGTGTTATTCGGTAGCACATTCTACCTGTGGCTCCACTGCTGTGCTTGCTAACAACTGTAGTGATTAAAAAGACTATCACACGGCTGGGCGATTGCTAATTGAACTTCTCGCCCGCTACAATGCCTGCAACGTAAAACAATTATGGGGAATCTGTGTGAATACGTGGGTGGCTTACGCCGATGAGAATAGGTAGTGGTCCCGTCAGCATTGCATGCAGTCATTGATAAGCGGTTGTTTTAAAAATTAATCATTAGCTAAAAGCACGAATAGCGGAGATCTCAGCTCCCATGAGTGCTTGCCCAATTACAAACAGAAACACAGCCCCGAGCCACATGTACAAAACAGTGATGGCGTAGGGGCATCTGCTAGGTGcgtttttttgtcagtaacaaccAAACGAGTTATGCTGCTACCTCAAACAGAAAGACTCATGAAACAAAGAGCAGAATGAAAACGCATATGCGAATGCCGTGTTACTTGCCATGGCACACTGCTACACGACGTTGTGCATAAGCTTGCTGCTCTGAGGATGGCGCGGCCGATTAAATTGTGACATTCAGTGGACTATAGTCATATATACCATCCACGGTATCAATGGTTAGGATGGGTACAAAATAGCTGAAAGCGTAGTGAAAAGATAAAGTTGATACAAAGAGTACGCGCTATGCGTGTGGTGTGTACTTACGCAGGCAAAGTTCCATGCACTTCTTTTCTGTTTCGAAGCGGTTGCTCCCGCCGGCGCATTCCGTGTGGTTAAACATTTTGCAGTGGTTACTTTTAGCATCGAAATACCAGGACCGCATGTGTGGGGTACAGCTGCATGTTTCAGCTTTTTCCAGGCAGCGTCGCGACTTTCTCCCTTCTCTTCCTGAAAAAAAGTGTAATTTCATAACGGTGATTGCACGGCTAATGCCCTCTTACCTAAGAAATTGGGTATAAGTATCAGAATAAGCAATGACTCTGGCACCAATAAGTATTTTTTTGACATTTCAAACAAGCTACAATCTTCTCAGATAAATTAGAGCAAATAGGCTTGTCAAAATTCTGCAAAGCGGAGTGAATGTAATGAAAATATACACGTCCAAAAGggtttctgttgttgtttaaaCCTTCGGGCGTGCTATTACTGGCATGCGACTGTTTTTCCTTTCGCAATCTGTATAGTAGACTAGAATACAGGTGGTGTAACGTTAGAAATATATTCCTCAATTTATTTTAAGAGTGgcgcttcatttatttattacaaaaatCGGGACCATATAACACAATTAGGTTGCGCCGGTAAAGCAAGCGTTATGCAGCGTCAAATTTTCAGCCTAGTTGGCCTATTGGTTCTCTATTTATTGTTATCGCAACATAGTATCCAAACGCAGGTATTAGAAAAAATTGTATCTACGTGTAACAAACGTTGAAAATTTCAGTCTGACATGGTTCATgtagaattttaaaaaataggGCTTGATATCTTCGCTGTGACCCTGCGATAGGTTCTTCCTCTTTGGCAGTGGCCAAAGAAATATAGCAGTGCAAGTCCTTTTGTCTGAGTAGGTATTGTGCGAATGCTCTCTTTTGCTGCTAGCAAACTCAGCGTGAACTTTGAATTAGTTTGGAGCGCTCTCCAACAATTACCATAAGCACTATGGTGGCACAAGAAGGGTCGAAATGTTTGAGAATTCGACGCAGCATGCAAATACACTAGTatgccagaaaacataattctgttgctcGAAAACTTAAAGAAACCCCTTTCGCAGCGTTTCTACCCTACATAGTCCGGCCACGACGTTCGCCAATTGCGCGCGCCGGTGCGAGggtatctcggaggccacggtgtGGCGGGCCCGGATTCtcgcaatacctccagatggcactcgcctccaccgcatcgcggcccacgcaaaagGTGGCGTTACTACCAGAAAGCCATCCTACAGGCATAGCGTTCGCggtcagcgtttcccggtaaacatcacCGTTACATACACTGCAGtcgccaggaagcgtgagaagcagtaagtactcgcgttccactcttaaaggcgaagcttgagaggaaggctttagctcgggtgctgctatctaAATTCGTGTAAAAttagaattcgtttttctcggcaaccactgcaccaagtttggCGAGGTttattgcatataaaagaaaaacttaagatctagtggCAGCTATTTTGTAATTTTCGACATAGCTCGTCATTTCATAGTAAAATTGGCAAATACCGaaagttttcagaaaacgaaactatcatgtttacaactacATAACTCAGGAATGAGaaatgatagcacaattctgtgaattgcatgtaatactacatctaaagcggaaaaaattgtTATGGtatacatgaatctaaaaaaatagCAATACGAGAATACAGCTTTTGCATAACCCTCGTTCACAACCTcacaaattcacgtaaggtatAAATTACAAaacgaatttgtccgctttcagtgaTGTAATGGATTCCGTATGCAGAACCGTAATAAGTGTTTCTGATGCAGAGCTACCATTagtaaatttcgtgcttctatattttcaaagtTTCCATTCTTTTTTCAAAATTCTTGTAACAGATTCTggtcctaaatcaaaatttcgcTTCTAATATTCACTACAACTTAACTTTGCCTctgaaattcaacaaatttctttAAAATAGCTCCAtgagttatctcagaaaatgtGTTTATGGGTTTcacatgtattttaataggccgcgttggagttgagcccgatctaaagcttcctcttaagcgtcctccatcaTGTTTCTTCATTACGCCGACAACACCGATTGCTGGATGAGCTTGGACTTCGCGTCAGGAAAACACACAAATCTTCTTCGATTCCTCACTTCCTGGAATTTGAAATGATGAGTGCGCGTTAACAGGAAAGTTGCGAGGTTTAAATACGCTATGCACTACGCTGTTGCGCGACTGTGACGGATGCTAGCTATAGCGTAGCGTGGCAGCCCACTAGGTTTAGAGACGTTTGAAATATGCATCAGTACCGTAAGAAAGAAGCACCACGTTCAGcgcatttttttaaagtttgcgTTTCAAGTGACTCGAGAAAGCGCACTTACCAAGGCTCTCattgacacgaaaaaaaaaaaaaacttctgcagACGCCGAATTGCAAGAAGAATTTGCACTCACGTATACAGGTCTCTAGACACTGATCTTGCGTAGGGAAGTGGTTGCTGCCTCCAATGCAAATGCCccattttagttttctgcacttGTATGAGTCATAATCGAAATAGTATACTTTGTTGAATGGCCGGCATATGCCAAGAACCGGTGGCTTCAGGCACCTCTCTGGCCGCGGAATTAGCATGATTTTGCTTCCGTAAGTGCGTGcataatctgaaaaaaaaagagagatattTGTTGGCTACAGTGCAAACGTATTTCATGCAGGACAATAATTCGTTCTTCTATTTCTGTTTTATTGATACTGGCAGCCTTATAGGACCATTACAGGAGGGGAAAAAGAATAAAATAGAACAAGTTGCGCCAACACATCTGATTTAGACAGAGTTCGGGGATCCATATCACAAACGTCTGAATGCAGGGTAAAACAAAAACTTCAGCGCAAATCgattgaaataaagaaagcagaaaaaatagTCAATGTCGCTTGAGGCATGTAAAAATAACAAAAGCATATACAGATAATAATAACTGCATCATAATAAAAATCACAGATAATTAACGCACCGCCCTCTCGGAATAAGCAAAAGCATTTATATTGTTTAGAAAATTATTAAAAGAAGACTGAACTATGAAATCGGGAAGCACGCTCCAATCTTTTATTGTTCTATGAAAGAAGCTATATTTAAATGTATCATTACGGATTAGTGCTGGGGGAATATACATGCTGTGGTGGTGTCTAGAAGATTCATTAGTATATCTTTCAAAATTGTTCGTCCtattaatatttatttcattatgGACAATAAGGAACATGAATTTCAACCTATCATACTTAGTCCTTAATTCTAAATCGGACAGTCTAGGAAGATGGCATAGTTTTTAAGGAGAGTGAAGAAGACCATATTTGTTGAAGATGAATCGAGAAGCTACCCTCCAATAATTCCTAGTTTCTTACAGTTTTCTCTGTCAAAGGATTGCAGACAATTTTGAAGTACTCAGTAATAGGTCTGACCAGTGTTCTATAGGCCAAGTTTTAAACTTCAAGGGTAGCTCTGTGTATATCTGGCCTTAAACGCTAAAGCGCATCATTCCCCTTACTACTCATATCATCTACATGTCTATTCCAGCTTAGGTCGCTTCTAAATAGCAAAGTCAAATATTTGCGCCCATCAACCCTTTGAAGCTTGTTGCCGTGCATGCTACAAAGAGCTTtcacaatcttcttttttttgtaatagaTATGCTTGCTGATTTACTGGACTTTATAACCATTTTCCAGTCATGACATCATTTGACAATGTTTTCAAGGCTGCATTGCAATTTAACGTGGTCACTGGAAGATTCTATGGTATTATAAACAACTCAGTCGTCAGCGAATAGCGGTTTACAGTGAATTTACTAGTGAATTGGCGAACTGACTGTAAGCGTTCTCCAATTATTGCGATAAGCTCACAGAAAATTATTTCAGTGGTCTGCTCATAGAGGCGGTCTTTTCTTAGCATCATCTGCGCGTGATTGATGTTGAATAAAGCTTATATTTCTTTACTGTGGCTGTAATCTGGTTTTAGGCTTCAAATACAGTAAGGCAGCTGCTAAAGCCTCGCACGTGGTGCTTCAAACGGGGCCAGACATCAGTTGCAGGCGGCCCGCTGTAATGCAGTCACAAGCGGCCACgcaagtgcatgtgcttgctatCCGTGCTATCACAATGGACTTTTGTCCTGTAGCGCTAGAATTCTCGCATCGTAACAATGTCCTTAGAAACTACAGCGGCTGCACCGAATGAATCCTTACTGTAGCCAGAGGAAAATAAATACAGAGGTGCCGGTATGCATCGAAGTCGTCCTGGGCTCACTGGGGCAATGGTTAG from Dermacentor albipictus isolate Rhodes 1998 colony chromosome 7, USDA_Dalb.pri_finalv2, whole genome shotgun sequence includes the following:
- the LOC135920985 gene encoding carboxypeptidase inhibitor SmCI-like, with the protein product MKHFSSCLLLLACATHDYARTYGSKIMLIPRPERCLKPPVLGICRPFNKVYYFDYDSYKCRKLKWGICIGGSNHFPTQDQCLETCIRREGRKSRRCLEKAETCSCTPHMRSWYFDAKSNHCKMFNHTECAGGSNRFETEKKCMELCLPMTKPTKRKAVCSEDPKPGWWWCWFKKTKWYFDVQANTCRQFEGRECGTGANGFPTFEACMERCSYTGCQRCKNGLPYYYPNGTSPCETVPK